In Streptomyces sp. NBC_00483, a single window of DNA contains:
- a CDS encoding response regulator transcription factor, with product MNGIRVVLADDQTLVRAAFAMLVESAADMDVVGQAGTGREAVEVAKGARADFVVMDVRMPELDGIEATRLLAADEDLAGVKVLVLTTYDTDEYVVEALRAGASGFLVKDTRPAELLDAIRIVAAGEALLSPGPTARLIARVLRAPEVPAPSTGDALGQLSERERQVLALVARGLNNTEIAEALGLSPLTAKTHVSRIMGKLAARDRAQLVIAAYESGLVAPAR from the coding sequence GTGAATGGGATTCGCGTGGTGCTTGCCGACGATCAGACGCTCGTGCGGGCCGCGTTCGCCATGCTCGTGGAGTCCGCTGCCGATATGGATGTGGTGGGGCAGGCCGGCACCGGGCGGGAAGCTGTTGAGGTGGCCAAGGGGGCTCGGGCCGACTTTGTTGTCATGGATGTCCGGATGCCCGAGCTCGATGGGATCGAGGCCACCCGGCTGCTCGCCGCCGATGAGGATCTGGCGGGTGTGAAGGTGCTGGTGCTGACCACGTACGACACCGACGAGTACGTGGTCGAGGCCCTGCGCGCCGGGGCCTCCGGGTTCCTCGTGAAGGACACCAGGCCCGCCGAACTCCTCGATGCCATACGGATCGTGGCCGCGGGGGAGGCGTTGCTGTCGCCGGGGCCCACCGCCCGGCTCATCGCCCGTGTGCTGCGCGCCCCGGAGGTGCCCGCGCCGTCGACGGGCGACGCACTCGGTCAGCTGTCGGAGCGCGAGCGCCAAGTGCTCGCGCTCGTCGCGCGTGGGCTCAACAACACCGAGATCGCCGAGGCGCTGGGGCTCAGCCCGCTCACCGCCAAGACCCACGTCAGCCGGATCATGGGCAAGCTGGCCGCGCGGGACCGGGCGCAGTTGGTGATCGCCGCGTACGAGTCGGGGCTGGTGGCCCCGGCGCGCTAA
- a CDS encoding MMPL family transporter has protein sequence MRRIAVPWGVLALWIAVLAFAGPFAGKLGDVQHNRAVDYLPASADSTQVAKIQDQLPGGETTELVLVYHRDGGLSSADRAAASDQVADIERELNLVRAPEGVPSKSGDTVMYPVASTSPGQDEKARDAFVNDVRDIAHDTGAGMSVDVGGPGAVATDASEVYQSLDGPLLYTTVAVVALLLILIYRSPFLWLVPLAVAGVADFLSMGVAYGLNQAFGTTISGQSQGVMTILVFGAGTDYALLIVSRYREELRRFERPYDAMRAALRGCGPAVLASSATVAVGLLCLLAADLNSSRGMGPLGAVGVLCALVAMLTLLPAVLVLLGRRVFWPLVPAFGSRPKERRSLFTAMGSSAGRRPLTVLGVGAVLLGALALGAFALPGSLKQEDSFTDKPDSVVAMRTLADAYPEASSQPITVIAPTGKAAEAVATARDTDGVTDVTRGRGGGGWTEINVVAKAAPQTAAETATIEALRDGLDGQGAYVGGPSAEQLDLKDTNARDRLVVVPIVLAAVLLILVALLRSLVAPLLLLAAVVAVWGAALGIGGLVFGPLFGFEGTDPGLGLLSFVFLVALGVDYGIFLMHRMREEVLGGAPTGAAALTALRTTGAVIASAGLVLAATFAVLTSMPLVQLVELGFVIAVGVLLDTFLVRTYLVTSASYALGRKVWWPGPLSRKRDEAAPPSAPEREFVPAP, from the coding sequence ATGAGGCGGATCGCGGTTCCCTGGGGGGTGCTCGCGCTGTGGATCGCCGTGCTTGCCTTCGCGGGGCCCTTCGCCGGCAAGCTCGGCGACGTACAGCACAACCGGGCCGTCGACTACCTGCCCGCGAGCGCCGACTCGACGCAGGTCGCGAAGATCCAGGACCAGTTGCCGGGCGGCGAGACCACCGAGTTGGTGCTCGTGTATCACCGGGACGGCGGGCTCAGTTCCGCCGACCGCGCGGCCGCGTCGGACCAAGTAGCGGACATAGAACGTGAGTTGAATCTTGTACGGGCGCCGGAGGGCGTGCCGTCCAAGAGCGGTGACACCGTGATGTACCCCGTCGCCAGTACGTCCCCCGGGCAGGACGAGAAGGCCCGGGACGCGTTCGTGAACGACGTACGGGACATCGCCCATGACACCGGCGCCGGGATGAGCGTCGACGTCGGCGGGCCCGGGGCGGTGGCCACCGACGCGTCCGAGGTGTACCAGTCGCTCGACGGGCCGCTGCTCTACACCACCGTGGCCGTCGTCGCGCTGCTGCTGATCCTGATCTACCGCAGCCCGTTCCTGTGGCTCGTGCCGCTCGCCGTCGCGGGGGTCGCCGACTTCCTGTCGATGGGCGTCGCGTACGGCCTCAACCAGGCCTTCGGGACCACGATCAGCGGGCAGAGCCAGGGCGTGATGACGATCCTCGTGTTCGGCGCGGGGACGGATTACGCGCTGCTCATCGTGTCCCGGTACCGGGAGGAGCTACGAAGGTTCGAGCGGCCGTACGACGCCATGCGCGCGGCCCTGCGCGGCTGCGGGCCCGCCGTGCTCGCCTCGTCCGCGACCGTCGCCGTAGGGCTGCTGTGCCTGCTCGCCGCCGACCTCAACTCCAGTCGCGGGATGGGCCCGTTGGGGGCCGTCGGCGTGCTGTGCGCGCTCGTCGCCATGCTGACGCTGCTGCCGGCCGTGCTCGTGCTGCTCGGGCGGCGGGTGTTCTGGCCGCTGGTGCCCGCGTTCGGCTCGCGGCCGAAGGAGCGCAGGTCGCTGTTCACGGCGATGGGCTCGTCGGCGGGGCGCAGGCCGCTCACCGTGCTGGGCGTCGGGGCCGTGCTGCTCGGGGCGCTCGCGCTGGGAGCCTTCGCGCTGCCCGGCAGCCTCAAGCAGGAGGACTCCTTCACCGACAAGCCGGACTCGGTCGTCGCGATGCGGACCCTCGCCGATGCCTACCCCGAGGCCAGCAGCCAGCCGATCACCGTCATCGCGCCCACCGGCAAGGCCGCTGAGGCGGTCGCCACCGCGCGCGACACCGACGGAGTCACCGACGTCACGCGCGGGCGCGGTGGCGGCGGCTGGACCGAGATCAACGTGGTCGCGAAGGCCGCGCCGCAGACCGCCGCCGAGACCGCGACCATCGAGGCGCTGCGCGACGGGCTCGACGGGCAGGGGGCCTACGTCGGCGGGCCGAGCGCCGAGCAGCTCGATCTGAAGGACACCAACGCCCGCGACCGGCTCGTCGTCGTGCCGATCGTGCTCGCCGCCGTGCTGCTGATCCTGGTCGCGCTGTTGCGCTCGCTCGTCGCGCCACTGCTGTTGCTCGCCGCCGTGGTCGCGGTGTGGGGAGCGGCGCTCGGCATCGGCGGGCTCGTCTTCGGGCCGCTGTTCGGCTTCGAGGGCACCGACCCGGGGCTCGGGCTGCTGTCCTTCGTCTTCCTCGTCGCCCTCGGTGTGGATTACGGGATCTTCCTGATGCACCGGATGCGGGAGGAGGTGCTCGGCGGGGCGCCGACCGGGGCGGCGGCGCTCACCGCGCTGCGGACGACCGGGGCGGTGATCGCGTCGGCGGGCCTGGTGCTCGCGGCCACGTTCGCCGTGCTCACCAGCATGCCGCTGGTCCAACTCGTCGAGCTGGGCTTCGTGATCGCGGTCGGGGTGCTCCTCGACACCTTCCTCGTGCGGACGTATCTCGTGACGTCGGCGTCCTACGCGCTCGGCCGGAAGGTGTGGTGGCCGGGGCCGCTGTCCCGGAAGCGGGACGAGGCCGCGCCGCCGTCGGCCCCGGAGCGGGAGTTCGTGCCGGCTCCGTGA
- a CDS encoding sensor histidine kinase — protein MDVPRVLLNGPARRAGPPDPGRVRRQDALLAAGLALVDAGVALAVPVADGRQLTAVGWVLLLGAHVPLIWRRSAPLGSFLVLIAFVLPYHAMDFHHSAPLAASLFGLFTVAVSGRPRRTVLVGACVVGLMLAVKFSAGMAEGTDALRISGWVVVVLLLGVYVRVHRQYLASVVERAERAERTREEEARRRVAEERLRVARDLHDLLAHSITLVGVQTSVAAHVLNADPERLDRAAVAAALDDIADTCRAARGELRATLEVLRSPADDARGALPGVDGIPELAEAARTSGVSVRCDLEAAVVPVPVPAAVGAAAYRIVQEALTNAVRHGGAGLSVWVALRAVPGAVEVSVVDDGVGGGVDADAAAVPGFGLVGMRERARSVGGVVEAGPRGSGGFEVRATLPLTSRGSAPDPAGSRPRAGLEMQGLEGTSE, from the coding sequence GTGGATGTGCCACGTGTTCTCCTGAACGGTCCCGCGCGCCGCGCCGGGCCGCCGGACCCCGGCCGCGTACGGCGCCAGGACGCGCTCCTCGCGGCGGGGCTCGCGCTCGTCGACGCCGGTGTGGCGCTGGCCGTGCCCGTCGCCGACGGGCGTCAACTCACGGCTGTGGGCTGGGTGTTGCTGCTGGGTGCGCATGTGCCGTTGATCTGGCGGCGGAGTGCGCCGCTCGGCTCGTTCCTCGTTCTCATCGCCTTCGTCCTGCCGTACCACGCGATGGACTTCCACCACTCCGCGCCGCTGGCCGCCTCGCTGTTCGGCCTTTTCACCGTCGCCGTGTCCGGGCGGCCGCGGCGTACGGTGCTCGTCGGTGCGTGCGTCGTCGGGCTGATGCTCGCGGTCAAGTTCAGCGCAGGGATGGCCGAGGGCACGGACGCGCTCAGGATCTCCGGGTGGGTCGTCGTCGTGCTGCTGCTCGGCGTCTACGTGCGGGTGCACCGGCAGTACCTCGCCTCGGTCGTCGAGCGGGCCGAGCGGGCGGAGCGGACGCGGGAGGAGGAGGCGCGGCGGCGGGTCGCCGAGGAGCGGTTGCGGGTGGCGCGTGATCTGCACGATCTGCTGGCGCACAGCATCACGTTGGTCGGCGTGCAGACGTCCGTCGCGGCGCATGTCCTGAACGCGGATCCCGAGCGGCTCGACCGGGCGGCCGTGGCTGCGGCGCTCGACGACATCGCCGATACGTGCCGTGCGGCGCGGGGTGAACTCCGGGCGACGTTGGAGGTGTTGCGGTCGCCGGCGGACGATGCGCGGGGGGCTCTGCCGGGGGTGGACGGGATACCGGAGTTGGCGGAGGCGGCGCGTACGTCGGGGGTTTCGGTGCGGTGCGATCTTGAGGCTGCCGTGGTGCCGGTGCCGGTGCCGGCGGCGGTGGGTGCGGCGGCGTACCGGATCGTTCAGGAGGCGTTGACCAACGCGGTGCGGCACGGTGGGGCGGGTCTGTCGGTGTGGGTTGCGCTGCGTGCGGTGCCCGGGGCGGTGGAGGTTTCTGTGGTGGATGACGGAGTCGGGGGTGGTGTGGATGCGGATGCGGCAGCCGTGCCGGGGTTCGGGTTGGTGGGGATGCGGGAGCGGGCGCGGAGTGTGGGGGGTGTGGTGGAGGCGGGGCCTCGGGGTTCGGGTGGGTTCGAGGTGCGGGCTACGTTGCCGTTGACGTCACGGGGCTCTGCCCCGGACCCCGCTGGCTCTCGTCCCAGAGCGGGGCTTGAAATGCAGGGGCTTGAAGGGACCAGCGAGTGA
- a CDS encoding ATP-binding protein, translating to METLPVEATQFIGREAELAYLEQELSDHRLLTLTGVGGVGKTRLAARLALRTGPRLADAVCFVPLSPLHDPTLLGNVLLEELRLADNSNEDATDVVAQWLADKRVLLVLDTCEHLLDDCGRLVRKLLDVAPGLRVLATSRQPLGLADENRFMVAPLPVTAEGDEERPGDAVALFADRAALASPGFRLGPGERGVAEAVCRHLDGIPLAIELAAARLSELPLERLGSLLGDRLDALTASDGHTGPPRHRTLRATIGWSHELCTPLERLLWARLSVFTGGFDPAGARAVGRGGPLGEDAVPGALDGLVAKSLVRRRPGGRYDMLDTVREFGASWLEQLGPEEVTGARRRHRDFHLELARLADAGWMGREQEQWYERLVTDHPNFRMALDFCLETRDGPAAQRLCGHLWILWFPCGFAREGRRYAEAALALSEQPGPEYLLALWAWGVAAMTGGDMETGLKVSRLFREHTLPAPSPAQATAVSHLEGTSLCLMGRLTEAADVLDAAPDTRTYTGPYEAAWFVATACRSVTHVMSGEFTEAAEVAAKLVAECDRRGEQWARAWASWAAALAANGQDRPDEAARHALTTIAGKSRFRDRVGVAVAIDALAASLSTLGEPRRAARLLGIGQRVWQSLGRPQLGSPDLVATRNRTEHRIRETLGDSAYESQYAAGLEMDTADGIAYSLATKTGVDTG from the coding sequence GTGGAAACCCTGCCTGTCGAGGCCACCCAGTTCATCGGCCGTGAAGCCGAACTCGCGTACCTGGAGCAGGAGCTGAGCGACCATCGGCTGCTCACACTCACCGGCGTGGGCGGCGTCGGCAAGACGCGACTCGCCGCCCGCCTGGCCCTGCGCACGGGCCCGCGCCTGGCGGACGCGGTGTGCTTCGTGCCGCTCTCCCCGCTGCACGACCCGACGCTGCTCGGCAACGTACTCCTGGAGGAGCTGCGGCTCGCCGACAACTCGAACGAGGACGCCACCGACGTCGTCGCCCAGTGGCTCGCCGACAAGCGGGTGCTGCTCGTGCTCGACACGTGCGAGCACCTCCTGGACGACTGCGGCCGCCTCGTCCGCAAGCTGCTCGACGTCGCGCCCGGCCTTCGCGTCCTCGCGACGAGCAGGCAGCCGCTGGGGCTCGCCGACGAGAACCGGTTCATGGTCGCGCCGCTGCCCGTCACGGCCGAGGGCGACGAGGAGCGGCCCGGCGACGCGGTCGCGCTCTTCGCCGACCGGGCCGCGCTCGCCTCCCCCGGTTTCCGGCTCGGGCCCGGCGAGCGGGGCGTCGCCGAGGCAGTCTGCCGGCACCTCGACGGCATCCCGCTGGCGATCGAACTGGCCGCGGCCCGGCTCTCCGAACTCCCCCTGGAACGACTCGGCTCCCTGCTCGGCGACCGCCTCGACGCGCTGACCGCGTCGGACGGGCACACCGGACCCCCGCGCCATCGCACCCTGCGCGCCACCATCGGCTGGAGCCACGAACTGTGCACGCCGCTCGAACGGCTGCTGTGGGCGCGGCTCTCCGTGTTCACCGGCGGCTTCGACCCGGCGGGTGCGCGGGCGGTGGGCCGCGGCGGGCCGCTCGGCGAGGACGCGGTGCCCGGGGCGCTCGACGGGCTCGTGGCCAAATCACTGGTGCGGCGCAGGCCCGGCGGGCGCTACGACATGCTCGACACGGTCCGCGAGTTCGGGGCGTCGTGGCTGGAGCAGCTCGGACCCGAGGAGGTGACGGGGGCGCGGCGCAGGCACCGGGACTTCCACCTGGAGCTCGCGCGGCTGGCGGACGCCGGCTGGATGGGGCGCGAGCAGGAGCAGTGGTACGAGCGCCTCGTCACCGACCACCCCAACTTCCGCATGGCGCTCGACTTCTGCCTGGAGACCCGCGACGGACCGGCCGCGCAGCGGCTCTGCGGGCACCTGTGGATCCTCTGGTTCCCCTGCGGGTTCGCCCGCGAGGGCCGGCGGTACGCGGAGGCGGCGCTGGCCCTGTCCGAGCAGCCAGGGCCCGAGTATCTGCTCGCTCTGTGGGCCTGGGGGGTGGCAGCGATGACAGGCGGCGACATGGAGACGGGCCTGAAGGTGTCGAGGCTGTTCCGCGAGCACACGCTGCCCGCGCCCTCGCCGGCCCAGGCGACGGCTGTGTCCCATCTGGAAGGTACGTCGCTGTGTCTGATGGGCCGACTGACCGAGGCCGCGGACGTCCTCGACGCAGCCCCGGACACCCGTACGTACACCGGCCCCTATGAGGCCGCCTGGTTCGTGGCGACGGCCTGCCGCTCGGTCACCCACGTCATGTCGGGCGAGTTCACGGAAGCCGCCGAGGTGGCCGCCAAGCTGGTCGCCGAGTGCGACCGGCGCGGCGAGCAGTGGGCACGCGCCTGGGCCAGCTGGGCGGCGGCCCTCGCGGCGAACGGCCAGGACCGTCCCGACGAGGCCGCGCGGCACGCGCTCACCACCATCGCGGGCAAGTCCCGGTTCCGCGACCGGGTGGGCGTCGCCGTCGCGATCGACGCGCTGGCCGCCTCGCTGAGCACGCTCGGCGAGCCCCGCCGCGCGGCCCGGCTGCTCGGCATCGGCCAGCGCGTGTGGCAGAGCCTGGGCCGCCCCCAGCTCGGCTCCCCCGACCTGGTGGCCACGCGGAACCGCACGGAGCACCGCATCCGGGAGACGCTCGGCGACAGCGCGTACGAGTCGCAGTACGCGGCGGGCCTGGAGATGGACACCGCGGACGGCATCGCCTACAGCCTGGCCACGAAAACCGGTGTCGACACCGGCTGA
- a CDS encoding VOC family protein, with amino-acid sequence MITGAHTILYSSDADADRAFLRDVLGFPNVDAGGGWLIFAAPPSEIAVHPTEDAPKHELTLMCDDVDRTITELTDKGVEFTSPVQDMRWGRLTSFRLPGGGEMGLYQPLHPTAHA; translated from the coding sequence ATGATCACAGGAGCGCACACCATCCTCTACTCCTCCGACGCGGACGCCGACCGGGCCTTCCTCCGGGACGTGCTCGGCTTCCCCAACGTCGATGCCGGGGGCGGCTGGCTGATCTTCGCGGCGCCGCCCTCCGAGATCGCGGTGCATCCGACGGAGGACGCACCCAAGCACGAGCTGACGCTGATGTGCGACGACGTGGACCGTACGATCACCGAACTCACGGACAAGGGCGTCGAGTTCACGTCCCCCGTCCAGGACATGCGCTGGGGCCGCCTCACGTCGTTCCGCCTGCCGGGCGGCGGCGAGATGGGCCTGTACCAGCCCCTCCACCCGACGGCCCACGCCTGA